One Zingiber officinale cultivar Zhangliang unplaced genomic scaffold, Zo_v1.1 ctg182, whole genome shotgun sequence DNA segment encodes these proteins:
- the LOC122036619 gene encoding protein COP1 SUPPRESSOR 2-like: MIGKPKSNQAMRAKNFRKRTLDLHGNDTDDDEEERRLALEEVKLRQKQREKKDGIPALSTTPQHSSVGPGSAFRKGSAGRGGGGGDKGDGDGGKEDLVLQDTFAQETAVTIEDPNMLKYVERELAKRHGKRIDSGEKEEKDPMDELYVVPEHLKVKKRNSEESSTQWTTGIAEIQLPIEYKLRNIEETEAAKKLLQEKRLVRKTKSELNIPSSYSADYFQRGRDYAEKLQREHPELYKGQGTRENERDGKPTETSDAARWRQTATDEFMLERFRKRERNRVMRR; this comes from the exons ATGATAGGCAAGCCCAAATCGAATCAAGCCATGCGGGCCAAGAACTTCAGGAAGAGAACCCTAGATCTGCATGGCAATGACACCGATGACGACGAAGAGGAGCGCCG GTTGGCATTGGAGGAGGTGAAGCTCCGTCAGAAGCAACGGGAGAAGAAGGACGGAATCCCGGCTCTCTCCACAACTCCACAGCATTCATCAGTCGGCCCCGGATCCGCCTTCCGCAAGGGCTCCGCAGGCAGAGGGGGAGGGGGCGGCGATAAAGGCGATGGAGATGGCGGCAAGGAGGACCTCGTTCTGCAGGATACCTTTGCTCAGGAGACAGCTGTTACCATCGAGGACCCCAACAT GCTTAAGTATGTGGAGCGAGAACTGGCAAAGAGGCACGGTAAGAGGATCGACTCAGGTGAGAAGGAGGAGAAAGATCCGATGGATGAATTGTATGTTGTGCCTGAACATCTTAAG GTGAAGAAGAGGAATTCGGAAGAAAGCTCGACACAGTGGACAACGGGCATTGCTGAAATCCAGCTTCCGATAGA ATACAAGCTACGGAATATTGAAGAAACTGAGGCTGCCAAAAAGTTATTGCAAGAGAAGAGACTTGTCAGGAAAACTAAATCCGAGTTAAATATTCCTTCAAGTTATAGTGCAGATTACTTCCAACGTGGTCGGGATTATGCAGAAAAGCTTCAGAGAG AGCATCCAGAGTTGTACAAAGGCCAAGGTACGAGAGAAAATGAAAGGGATGGAAAACCAACAGAAACTTCAGATGCTGCAAGATGGAGGCAAACTGCTACTGATGAGTTTATGCTTGAGAGATTTCGGAAACGAGAAAGAAATCGCGTGATGCGAAGATAA